The Arenicella chitinivorans genomic sequence CTGCTTCAATGTTCTTGGCGTCGACCACGATACAGCTGGAGCGCCGCCAGCGCATGTCCGTGATAAAGCTCACCAGGTAGCCATCGTCTTCACTTTTGGCATCTTTACGCGGAATAAACGGCGCTTCACTGCCAAAACGTTTTTTACCAAACGGCAAGCTCCAGGACTCACCCGTTTCCAAATCGTGCTTGACGATGCCAGAGAACAAAAACCAACCCGGATGTGACCAGGTCGAATAGGAATAGCGTGACTTACGACCAGCGTATTGTTGATTGAAGGTACCAAACTCCAGCACGCGATCATCCAAATGATATTCTCTGACCGCGCCGGTCTTGAGATTGAAATGCCAGCGGTGCAATTTCGATTTAAAGGATCTCTGGTCGAGCGATGCCATAAATTTACCCATCAACTTGGGCATATTCGGGATCGGGTCAGGGTCTGGATTCTCTTGAAAATAGCCATCCACGATGATTTCGTCGCCGTCTTCATAGGCATTATTCCAGTGCAACACATAAGTTGGATCAGCCTCAAACCAACGAATGTCTTTCTCGGTGCCGTAGCGCGGCAGAATCGCAAACCGTGTGGGCTGGGTCTTACCGTAGTACGTCGGAATATGCCAACCCTGTTTGAGTTTCTCTGGGTTCCAGTAGAAGGGCAGGTCAACCAGAATCGAGTAGTTTTCAGTGAACGCCATATCGTGTGGCAAGCGGGGTCCGGGCAATGGTACGGGCGTGTAATGGATCAACTTATTGTGTTTATCCACCACGCCATAATGTTGATAAGGCGCTTGTTTGCTGTAGTTAAAAAACAGCAGTTCGCCAGTGCGTTCATCGACTTTCGGGTGCGCTGAAATACCTTCTTCCGGCACCCAGTTTTCTGTTCCCAGGGTTTCCAAGGTATAGGGATCCAGTCGGTATCCTTCACCGCACTGCCAGAAGGTCGACAATACCTGGCCATTGTGCACAACCACATCTGTCGACGACGCGTCTTTCACATGCCCAATCGTGCCCCAGCCGGGGCGCTTTGACTTGGCTGGATTGTTCACAAAGCCTGTCCACAAGGCTTCGCCAGCCGCTTGCTCTTCAACGAACCCATTGGTGCGAATGAACTTATTACGGTATTCCACTTGACCGTCTTTGAAACTCAAGGCATGCAACATGCCGTCGCCATCAAACGGATGATAATGACCAATCGGCTGTTGAACTGGGTTCTCGGTATTGCGAATGTACACGCCATCGATGTCTTTTGGCACAGTACCTTTGACCTTTAATTCCGTGGCATGGTACTCGGTAAAATTGGGTTTCCAAGCCCCGTTTAAATACGGATGCATGTTGAATTTCAACGACTTTTTGATCTTGTGCTTCTCTAAAATTTTCATGATGCGTAGGTAAACCCAAATAACTTCGTTTATGAGACTAAGTTTGCATTAGTCTCATATTCAAAGTCAATCGATTCAAAAATTAAAAAATCCAATTACGAGACTAAATTTTCGATACTCGGGTCCGAATTCAGCGTACCCCTGCTAAACTCCGGTTATGCAGCACACGCTAATACTCAACGAAGCACTGGCCGAGGGTTTGGATTTGATCGGCGACAAATGGACACTTTCGATCCTGCGAGAAGCGTTTTATGGGTGCACCCGTTTTGAGGAGTTTCGGCAGAATACCGGCATCAGCAAAGCGACCTTAACGCGTCGTCTGTCCACACTCACCGACGCTGGCGTGTTTCGCAAACAAACCACACAGACCGGGGCCAGAAAGGCGTACCAATTGAGCCGCAAAGGGGCGAGCTTGCTCGACGCTTCCTTACTCGCACTGCAATGGGAGGCACAATGGAATCAAACTAACACCAAAGCCAAACAGGTGCTCGGTTCGATCGTGCATAAGCCATGTGGTAAACACCTAAAACCGAAGGTGGTGTGCGCGCACTGCGATGAACCGATTCACTATTCGCACATCAAATGGTTAGACAGCGACGCTCAATTTGACGATCAGGTAAGTTCGATCAAAGCATCCCACAGTAAAACCCGACGTCGCAGCGCCAAAGCCGCCACGCCCGAGAAGGCTAATTTAATCGACCTGATCGCCGACCGCTGGAGTATTCTGATCCTAATGGCGTGCTTTTTCGATACCACGCGATTCGACACCTTCATCAAGCAACTCAACATACCAAGCAGTATTTTGTCGGAACGCTTACGCTTTATGCGCGAGCACGGAATTCTACTAAAAAGCGAGTACCAACAAAGCCCACCGCGATTCGAATACGGCCTGACCGACAAAGGAAAATCCGTATTCCCGTTCGTGATGGTCCTGCGCCAATGGGTCAACGACGTCATGCTCCAACAAGCACCTAACCAACGACTAATCCACACCGACTGCGGCCAGGCACTCAAATTTAAACTGGTGTGTTCGTCTTGCGGTGAGCAGCCTGGGGTAGGGGATATCTCGTTTTAGAATGCGGATGCCGCAAGAATTGCAAAACCCGGTTTAGCAGGGTAAAACTTAACCGACGTTTTAACTTCGGTTAATGCCGCGATTATCTGATTCACTCAACATGTCTGTTCTCATAACTCACCAGAGCGTGGTTTACCGATGACAATGACATTTTTTGACGCAAGCAAGCGAGCCAAGCGCCCGATTAGCAACAACCGGCTTTCAATACAGACCAACTATCCCAAGTGGTCGCGATGAAAGGGCTCATAAAAATTATGCTGACGCTCGCACTGATCTTTGCGAGCACATTTGTGATTGCGAAATCCACCGGCTTTTTATCCATCGATAAAATCGAACAATGGTTGACGCACGCTCGCACAGTTTCTCCGCACTATATCGCCGCAATCGTGGTGGGATTACTGTTTGCGGATTTGTTTGTCGCGGTGCCCACGCTAACCATCATTATCTTAAGTGGTTTCTTCCTGGGACCGCTCGCGGGGTTTGCCGCAGCAGTTACGGGCTTATTCGCCTCCGGAATCGGAGGTTACAGCTTGAGTATCTTGTACGGTGATCGCTTATCGAGGTTTCTGATTAAAGACGCAGCGGAAAGACAAAGCGCCAAGAATGCTTTCTTACGACACGGTTTTTTGACAATACTCATATCGCGCGCGATGCCAATCTTGCCAGAGGTGAGCGCCTGCATGGCTGGAATTACGCGTATGCCTTGCTTGAAGTTCCTTCTAGCGTGGACGATCAGCGCGGTACCTTACGCGGCCGTCGCCACCTACGCAGGGTCTGTCAGCTCACTCGACAACCCCAAACCGGCAATCGTCACGGCTGTCGGCTTAACGGTATTTTTCTGGTGGTGCTGGTTTTTGCTCCGGCGACACTTCAAACAGAGCGCGTGGTCTCAAATCGACGATACACGCCTTTAAGCAGCGGTTGTTCACACACTACGAAAGCCTGGACTTGATGCGGCTTAGCGCAACAGGCGTAATGCCGAGATTGCGGGCAATATCATTTTGAGTCACTCGGTCAACCATAGTCGGTTCGCGTTCAAGCATCAAACGGTAGCGATCTTCCGCGGTTAAGCACAAGAACTCGTACTCCCGGCGCTCTTTTTTCATAGCGAGTTCAAGTAAGCCTTGGATCATGTACTGTGCCACCTGCATATTCTCTTTAGAGATTCGCTTCAGCTCGTCAAAAGGCAAGCGGTATAGATCGGTATCTTCCAGGCACATCAAGCTGAAAGAACATGTTTGCTTACTGTGGCAGGCGGTCATGCTTCCGATAAACGCGCCAGGGAGTAAAAGCGACTTTACTTTCTCCTTGCCATCCATACTCAAGTAATAGGCCTTTAAGAGACCTTTTTTAACCACGTAAATATGCCTGTCTTGATCGCCTTGACGATAAATATGATCGCCTTTTTGAGCGCTGACCTGTGTGCCAACTTGACTTACAAATTGAGAAAAATCCATTGTTTTTATCTTCGGTTAATTCGCGAATCTCAGTTTACCAATAAACTGATCTGACTATTAACAATCGAATCCGTAGCATGAAACTAGTCAACAAACGAATCCTCATCACAGGCGGCACTTCCGGTATCGGGCTGGAACTTGTGAGGCAGCTCAGCCCAGATAACGACGTGATCGTCATCTCTCGCAGCGCGGCGCTCGCCGGTGAATTGCCAAACGATGCAAACGTAGTGAAGGTGTTTCGGGCCAACCTCGCAAACCAAGCGCAGGTGACGTCGGTTGCGAACACCATCGTGGAACAGTATTCGCATATCGACGTATTGATCAACAATGCGGCGATTCAAAACACGCCAGAGTTTCTTTCGGATGAATTCGAGTTCGAAGGGATTCGAAAAGAGATTGATATTAACTTTGCATCACTTTGCCAGCTTACGTATCTGATGTTGCCTCTGCTGCTCAAAGACGATGATTCAGTGATTCTAAACGTCAATACTGGATTAGCCTTGGCGCCAAAACGCTCATCCGCTGTTTACTGTGCAACCAAGGGTGCGCTCAACTCGTTCTCTCAGTCACTGAGGTATCAGCTCGCGGACACCAATATACACGTTCAGCAAGCCTTCTTGCCGCTGGTCGAAACCAATATGACCCAAGGCAGAGGAAGCGGCAAACTCACCGCCAGCGAGGTGGCCCAATCGATCAAGCAAGGCATCGAGCAGGGCAAGGTTGTCAATGACATTGGGAAAGTGAAATTACTCCGTGTGATCCAGCGCGTATCGCCCGCACTTGCTGCTAAGATCATGCGTAACAGTTAATTGGTCATCTTAACCCTCGGTTCAAAACGCCGACATTCACCGCGATTCATACGATTAGGTACATCACCGGCCATAGACCTACGTGGTTTTTCT encodes the following:
- a CDS encoding Crp/Fnr family transcriptional regulator, which codes for MDFSQFVSQVGTQVSAQKGDHIYRQGDQDRHIYVVKKGLLKAYYLSMDGKEKVKSLLLPGAFIGSMTACHSKQTCSFSLMCLEDTDLYRLPFDELKRISKENMQVAQYMIQGLLELAMKKERREYEFLCLTAEDRYRLMLEREPTMVDRVTQNDIARNLGITPVALSRIKSRLS
- a CDS encoding carotenoid oxygenase family protein, which translates into the protein MKILEKHKIKKSLKFNMHPYLNGAWKPNFTEYHATELKVKGTVPKDIDGVYIRNTENPVQQPIGHYHPFDGDGMLHALSFKDGQVEYRNKFIRTNGFVEEQAAGEALWTGFVNNPAKSKRPGWGTIGHVKDASSTDVVVHNGQVLSTFWQCGEGYRLDPYTLETLGTENWVPEEGISAHPKVDERTGELLFFNYSKQAPYQHYGVVDKHNKLIHYTPVPLPGPRLPHDMAFTENYSILVDLPFYWNPEKLKQGWHIPTYYGKTQPTRFAILPRYGTEKDIRWFEADPTYVLHWNNAYEDGDEIIVDGYFQENPDPDPIPNMPKLMGKFMASLDQRSFKSKLHRWHFNLKTGAVREYHLDDRVLEFGTFNQQYAGRKSRYSYSTWSHPGWFLFSGIVKHDLETGESWSLPFGKKRFGSEAPFIPRKDAKSEDDGYLVSFITDMRWRRSSCIVVDAKNIEAGPVCEIFLPHRICSGTHATWADGPAVRAAKATETRSR
- a CDS encoding TVP38/TMEM64 family protein gives rise to the protein MKGLIKIMLTLALIFASTFVIAKSTGFLSIDKIEQWLTHARTVSPHYIAAIVVGLLFADLFVAVPTLTIIILSGFFLGPLAGFAAAVTGLFASGIGGYSLSILYGDRLSRFLIKDAAERQSAKNAFLRHGFLTILISRAMPILPEVSACMAGITRMPCLKFLLAWTISAVPYAAVATYAGSVSSLDNPKPAIVTAVGLTVFFWWCWFLLRRHFKQSAWSQIDDTRL
- a CDS encoding SDR family NAD(P)-dependent oxidoreductase, with product MKLVNKRILITGGTSGIGLELVRQLSPDNDVIVISRSAALAGELPNDANVVKVFRANLANQAQVTSVANTIVEQYSHIDVLINNAAIQNTPEFLSDEFEFEGIRKEIDINFASLCQLTYLMLPLLLKDDDSVILNVNTGLALAPKRSSAVYCATKGALNSFSQSLRYQLADTNIHVQQAFLPLVETNMTQGRGSGKLTASEVAQSIKQGIEQGKVVNDIGKVKLLRVIQRVSPALAAKIMRNS
- a CDS encoding winged helix-turn-helix transcriptional regulator, coding for MQHTLILNEALAEGLDLIGDKWTLSILREAFYGCTRFEEFRQNTGISKATLTRRLSTLTDAGVFRKQTTQTGARKAYQLSRKGASLLDASLLALQWEAQWNQTNTKAKQVLGSIVHKPCGKHLKPKVVCAHCDEPIHYSHIKWLDSDAQFDDQVSSIKASHSKTRRRSAKAATPEKANLIDLIADRWSILILMACFFDTTRFDTFIKQLNIPSSILSERLRFMREHGILLKSEYQQSPPRFEYGLTDKGKSVFPFVMVLRQWVNDVMLQQAPNQRLIHTDCGQALKFKLVCSSCGEQPGVGDISF